From the genome of Geoglobus ahangari, one region includes:
- the serS gene encoding serine--tRNA ligase, whose protein sequence is MWSILKALRENPEILIESQRRRGEDVEVVYRAIELDKRWREELFKLNQLRRERNQLSEMVKKAKGEEKRKLIEKAKEISEMVKKGEEELRKLEEELNSTLLSIPNIIHESVPVGKDDSENVPIRFWGKARVYKEHLESFLEQSEGKASYEVIDRPVIGHADAVEKFGWADIERAAKVAGSRFYYLLDDLVWLDFALAMYALDFLKKKGFTILSPPYMMNSRAYSGVTAFSDFEEVLYKIEDEDLYLIATSEHPIAGMHMNETLGEDELPLLYAGVSPCFRKEAGAHGKDTKGIFRVHQFNKVEQFIYCLPEESWDWHERLIANVEELWQGLGIPYRIVNICTGDLGIVAAKKYDLEAWMPAQGRYREMVSCSNCTDWQSYRLNIRYAEKRGMPSKGFVHTLNSTAIATTRAITAIIENFQLEDGRVEIPRVLRRYLEPIESAPKEYIEPRK, encoded by the coding sequence ATGTGGAGCATCCTTAAGGCATTGAGGGAGAACCCGGAGATTCTCATAGAGTCCCAGAGGAGGAGAGGGGAGGACGTTGAAGTGGTTTACAGAGCCATAGAGCTTGACAAAAGGTGGAGGGAGGAGCTTTTCAAGCTCAACCAGCTCAGGAGAGAGAGAAATCAGCTTTCCGAGATGGTGAAGAAGGCCAAGGGTGAGGAGAAGAGGAAGCTGATAGAAAAGGCCAAGGAGATCTCGGAGATGGTCAAGAAGGGGGAGGAGGAGCTCAGGAAGCTTGAGGAGGAGCTGAACTCAACCCTCCTCTCCATCCCGAACATAATTCACGAGAGCGTGCCTGTCGGTAAGGATGACAGCGAGAACGTCCCGATCAGGTTCTGGGGGAAGGCGAGGGTTTACAAGGAGCACCTCGAGTCTTTTCTGGAGCAGAGTGAGGGCAAGGCGAGTTACGAGGTAATTGACAGGCCGGTTATAGGCCACGCAGATGCCGTTGAGAAGTTCGGGTGGGCCGACATCGAGAGGGCTGCAAAGGTCGCGGGATCGAGGTTCTACTACCTGCTCGACGACCTCGTGTGGCTGGACTTTGCCTTAGCAATGTACGCACTCGATTTCCTGAAAAAGAAGGGCTTCACGATTCTCTCCCCCCCGTACATGATGAACTCGAGGGCCTATTCTGGAGTTACCGCCTTCAGCGACTTTGAGGAGGTTCTCTACAAGATAGAGGACGAGGATCTCTACCTGATCGCAACCTCCGAGCATCCAATAGCCGGAATGCACATGAACGAGACGCTTGGGGAGGATGAGCTCCCATTGCTCTATGCTGGCGTCTCCCCATGCTTCAGGAAGGAGGCAGGAGCACATGGAAAAGATACGAAGGGCATATTCAGGGTTCACCAGTTCAACAAGGTGGAGCAGTTCATCTACTGCCTGCCCGAGGAGAGCTGGGACTGGCATGAAAGACTTATAGCCAACGTGGAGGAGCTGTGGCAGGGCCTCGGCATTCCGTACAGGATCGTGAACATCTGCACGGGAGATCTGGGGATTGTCGCAGCCAAGAAGTACGACCTCGAGGCCTGGATGCCGGCTCAGGGCAGATACAGAGAGATGGTGTCGTGCTCCAACTGCACCGACTGGCAGAGCTACAGGCTGAACATAAGATATGCGGAGAAGAGGGGAATGCCGTCGAAGGGCTTCGTCCACACTCTGAACTCAACAGCAATAGCAACGACCAGAGCGATAACGGCCATAATCGAGAACTTCCAGCTCGAAGATGGCAGGGTGGAGATTCCCAGGGTGCTCAGAAGGTATTTAGAGCCGATAGAGAGCGCGCCCAAGGAGTACATCGAGCCGAGAAAGTAA
- a CDS encoding transcriptional regulator translates to MEPLSRLRHEILGNPVRLGVMLYLLSRRRAAFSEIQKVLELTPGNLDSHLRVLERAGMVKVGKVIADRPRTVVEITEKGVDETRDYVRRLKEVLEGL, encoded by the coding sequence ATGGAGCCTCTCAGCAGGCTCAGGCACGAAATCCTCGGAAATCCCGTAAGGTTAGGAGTCATGCTGTACCTCCTCTCGAGGAGGAGGGCAGCCTTCAGCGAGATCCAGAAGGTTCTCGAGCTAACACCCGGAAACCTCGACTCTCACCTCAGGGTGCTTGAAAGGGCCGGAATGGTTAAGGTGGGCAAGGTCATTGCCGACAGGCCGAGGACTGTGGTCGAGATAACTGAGAAGGGCGTGGATGAAACTCGAGATTACGTTAGAAGGCTGAAGGAGGTGTTGGAAGGGTTGTGA
- a CDS encoding helix-turn-helix domain-containing protein, with product MRTKKNNYEDFIKEDAEEMSYYDKLTLITIKSEGGKSRATRIQKLGLIINAIKEGKTPSSHGPYFYGGFSDDIEESLNYLLESGMIKIENGEYALTEYGRKILEYLEKKLDDDYKKLKEIVEDITPPLKKLNDRDLVTLTYLLFPELAKNSLIKEEIEKILESGKFKSFKIYIEDVKKK from the coding sequence ATGAGAACCAAAAAGAACAACTACGAGGATTTCATAAAAGAGGATGCTGAAGAGATGTCATATTATGACAAACTCACACTAATAACAATAAAAAGCGAAGGTGGAAAAAGCAGAGCCACGAGAATCCAGAAATTGGGATTGATTATCAATGCTATCAAAGAAGGTAAAACGCCTAGTTCACACGGTCCGTATTTCTATGGTGGGTTTTCAGACGATATCGAGGAATCTCTTAATTATCTTCTTGAATCAGGTATGATAAAAATTGAAAATGGAGAATATGCTTTAACAGAATATGGTAGAAAAATACTTGAATATCTAGAAAAAAAATTAGATGATGACTACAAAAAATTAAAAGAGATAGTGGAGGATATCACACCACCGCTTAAAAAACTAAATGACAGAGATTTAGTAACACTTACATATTTGCTCTTTCCAGAGTTGGCTAAAAACTCACTGATTAAAGAAGAGATAGAAAAGATTTTAGAAAGTGGAAAGTTTAAAAGTTTTAAAATATACATTGAAGACGTAAAGAAAAAATAA